From one Solanum stenotomum isolate F172 chromosome 12, ASM1918654v1, whole genome shotgun sequence genomic stretch:
- the LOC125849398 gene encoding putative Peroxidase 48, with protein sequence MFSKNWALMAVFSLLVICLVATMPVHAEVDPGSASGFPFLLRYGYYDDKCEDLEDIVWSKMKTIVQLQHNAPAQLLRLMFHDCFIGGCDASVLLADRNENGTVEREAIPNRTLKGFNFIDTIKDEIEEECPGVVSCSDILVLATRDGIVLAGGPYYPVLTGRRDSKESFFDKAMAEIPRPNGNISETLRLFSLRGFDERETVALLGAHNIGRIGCQFIRPRLSNFTGTGLPDPTIPPDFLEELRRKCPDDNNTISNMLNDEHTDTARGLSVSIATSLDNHYYKTLMRGRGLLFADQQLMANEKTAAAVTDYSIDDGIIFRTEFAHAMAKLSNFGVLTGSEGEVRHSCSHLNS encoded by the exons ATGTTTAGCAAGAACTGGGCTTTAATGGCGGTTTTCTCACTCTTGGTTATCTGCCTTGTGGCTACAATGCCGGTGCATGCAGAGGTTGATCCAGGAAGTGCCTCTGGTTTCCCTTTTCTTCTCAGATATGGTTATTATGATGATAAATGTGAGGATCTTGAGGACATTGTGTGGTCGAAGATGAAGACAATTGTCCAGCTGCAACACAATGCCCCAGCACAACTATTACGCCTAATGTTCCATGATTGTTTCATTGGG GGTTGTGATGCATCCGTTCTGCTAGCTGATAGAAATGAGAATGGGACTGTTGAACGTGAGGCCATCCCAAACAGGACGCTGAAAGGCTTCAACTTCATTGACACGATAAAGGATGAAATTGAGGAGGAATGCCCTGGGGTTGTCTCTTGTTCTGATATCCTTGTCCTGGCAACAAGAGATGGCATAGTTTTG GCTGGTGGACCATATTATCCTGTGCTTACAGGCAGACGGGACAGTAAGGAGTCATTCTTTGATAAGGCGATGGCTGAAATTCCACGACCAAATGGGAATATCAGTGAAACTCTTAGGCTATTTTCGCTCAGAGGATTTGATGAGAGGGAAACAGTGGCCCTCCTTG GAGCACATAATATTGGGAGGATTGGCTGTCAATTTATTCGGCCCAGGCTCAGTAATTTCACGGGGACAGGTTTACCTGATCCAACAATTCCTCCCGACTTTCTTGAAGAGTTGAGGCGGAAGTGTCCAGACGACAACAACACCATCAGCAATATGTTGAATGATGAACATACAGATACAGCTAGGGGTCTGAGTGTATCAATTGCGACTTCATTAGATAATCACTACTACAAGACCTTGATGAGAGGAAGAGGGCTGCTGTTTGCTGATCAACAGTTGATGGCTAATGAAAAGACTGCTGCAGCAGTGACAGATTACTCTATTGATGATGGGATCATATTTAGGACAGAGTTTGCTCATGCCATGGCTAAACTGTCCAATTTTGGTGTTCTTACTGGATCCGAAGGAGAAGTTCGGCACAGTTGCTCACATCTAAATTCGTAG